The DNA segment CTTTAAGCAATTCGGGCAATAACTGTTGTAAAGCAACCTGCTGTGTAATTTGCTTATCATCAACCATGTTGATCACATCGGCGAGCTGTTCCGGAATAACTTTAAAATCTGCTATGCCGATCTCTTTTTCATTTAGCAATGCCCTTATTGGTCCTGTAAGCCAGTTTACCAAATTCTTTTTATTATTAACAAACTCCAATGCATCGTTAAAATACTGCAAAAGATCGTGGTCTTCAGCAAGCATAGTTGCCTCAGAAGTACTTACTCCATAATCTGCTACCAGTTTTTTGGCAATTTCCTGTGGTAATGCAGGCATATCAAATTTTAACTGGGCCAGCCATTCATCTGAAATGTGTACGGGTGCCAGATCCGGGTCAGGAAAATAACGGTAATCGTTGGCTTCTTCCTTGCTCCTCATGGGTGCAGTAGTTCCCTTGTCTGCATCAAAAGTAAGTGTACTCTGGACAATACTGCCACCACTCAAAACCACTTCTTTCTGACGGCCAAACTCAAAATCAATTGCCCTGCGCACATTTCTTATGGAGTTTAAGTTTTTCACTTCACAGCGCGTACCAAATTCAATTGCTCCCACTTTCCTTATAGAAATATTGGCATCACAGCGTAAGCTTCCTTCTTCCATATTTCCATCACTCACATCCAGGTGCCGCACCAGTTTTCTGATCTCGGTAAGCAAAAGTGAAGCTTCTTCCGCACTGCGGATATCGGGTTCAGTTACAATTTCAATTAAAGGTACACCAGCCCTGTTCAGGTCGACATAAGAATATCTGTCATCCTGGTCGTGCAGACTTTTACCTGCATCTTCTTCCAGATGGATGCGGTTGATACCGATCCGTTTTTCTTCTCCGCTGCCCAGGGTTACATTGATAAACCCATTCTGACAGATGGGTTTATTGTCCTGAGTGATCTGATACCCTTTAGGCAAATCGGCATAGAAATAGTTCTTTCTGTCGAAATAGTTAACCTGATTGATGTTACAGTTTAAGGCCAGGCCCATTCTGGCAGCTTTAGCTACTACTTCCCTGTTCAACTTAGGCAGTGCACCAGGCAGGGCCAGCGAAACTGCCGAGATGTGTTCATTGGGTTTTGCTCCGAAAGCTGCACTATCGGATGAAAATATTTTAGATTGTGTATTGAGTTGTACGTGGATCTCTAAACCAGATACCAATTCGAATTCTGATGGAGAAACTGAGGTTTTCGTACTCATTTATAGGCAATAGTTTTCTTAATTTCTGATGTGTTTTACATACAAACATAACCATTTATACGTTAAAAACCTTTATTTATCTACAACAACGATACTACTATCCGCCACTTTAGCCGAATCTTGCGACGTAAAATTTACACTGTCTGCATTTTCAGTTGCCACCTTACCGGCAGCTACCGGGGCTTCATATTCGATAACTTTACCGCTTTTATGCCGCACAGGCTTAGGGTGTTTGTTATAAAAAACAGCACCTACAGCTGTAACAATTAATGCTGTACAAGCAATTGTAAGATATTTAAATTCCCTTCTGCTATAAAAGGGTGTACTTTTTTCTTCTGTCATTTTAAGCTGTCATTTCTATAATGGTACCTAAAGTACTCAAATGCCTGTTTTATTTTAAATAAAAACAAGTATCAAATAAATTTGTTTAACTGGACTCCGGTTAAAAACTCGTTTTTAACCCTGTTGTAAACCAGCTGCCAGGCATGGGCACTGCTCCAGCTTCAATGTACTGAATGTTAAACAGGTTTGCCCCCTCAGCATATAGGCTATAGTGTTTTTGCTTAAAGGCTATTCTCGCATCCATGGTCATGTAATCCTTGTAATTGATGCGCTCATTGTAGCGGCTGGTTAACGTAAGCGAGAACAGCTGATAAAACTCTCCGCTGATGGTACTGCTCAGTTGGTTCCTCAGACTTTCCAGTGCATAACGCGAAAAATTTGCTGTAGCCGATGTTTTTTTAAAGCTGGGATCCAAATTGGTATAAGCTATACCAATCCTGATGTGGTTCAAAACCTGTCCTTCCAGTTTCCGGGTATAATCTGTACTGAAGGTAAGACCATTTGTATTTACGCGGCTAAAGTTTTGTGGTTGCCATGGATCGGTCTGTATATTTTTAACCCAATCAATGAAGTTATCTATGCGGCGAACGAAATAACTGGCATTCATGGTAAAGTTCTCGTTGTTAAATTTAACTCCGGCTTCGGCATATCTGGATTTTTCCGGTTTTAGCTGATCATTCCCGATATTGGTAGGTCCTTTATAGTAGAGATCTGTATACGTAGGCAGGCGTTGTCCGGTTCCGACATTGGCGAATACACGCCAGTTACCATAAAAATTATATCCAAGGTCCAGTCCCGGGAAGCTTTGCCATCCATAATCCGAATTGTAATTTATATAAGCCCCAAGGTTGATCTGTAAATGTATGAGCGGTTCAAATTTATATTCAGCAAAAAGCCCTGCATTGTTACGGTTCCTTTTACCCAGGTTTGTACTGTTAATGCGCTCTGACCTTGCTTCCAGTCCGAGCCCAAAAACCCCTATATCGGTTTGTATATTATTGTTCAGTTCTGCATCAAAAACATTAGTCTGGTGATGGTTATGAAATTTATCCGGCGTTTGTTTGATGTAAAGATAATCATCTGTGTTGTTCCTGAAGCTGATTCTGGGCACCATTATCCAGTTTTGGCCCAGCTTAGCGGTATAAGAAACTGAGGCCAGGGCTGTTTTTACGGTTTCTTCTGCTTCTTTATCGCCTGGTGCCGAATAAAAAGCATTTGCACCAAAATTATTATGGGTATAACCGGCAAGCACATCAATTACATCCGTTTTACCCGCAGCAAATTTTCCCTGGTAATATACTTTCTGATTGTTAAAAGCAGTATTGTAACGATAGCCATTACCTGCCTCCTGGCTGGCCGAAAACAAGTGCTGAGCCGTTTTTGACACCAGGTTCCCTGTGGCCTGAAGACCATAATTGTAATATGTATCACCCGAAATATTGTCTTTAAAACTACTCCCGGCAAATACATTTGCAGAAAGGCCTGTTTGTTGCGCATTGCGGGTTACAATATTAATGGCACCGGTTAAAGCGTTAATACCATAAACCCGGGACGCCGATCCACGCAAGACTTCGATATGGTCAATATCGTTTATGCTTATGGGTAGGTTCATCATGTTGTGGCCTGTCTGCGGATCAGAAACTTTGAAGCCATTGATCAGAACAAGCGACTGGTCAAATGTCCCCCCATCTATACTGATATCGGCCTGCACACCACCGGGACCACGCTGACGGACATCTACACCTGAAATATAGCTGAGCAATTCGGCAACTGACCTTGCCGGCAAACCCAGGACCTTCTCCCTGTCCATGATCCAGATGTTTCTGTTTTGCTTGGAAAAAGGAAGCTGAAGCCTGTTTTCTTTTACTACAACTTCATTCAGTTTATTAACGGTATCCTTATTTAATTTAACCCGGCCTTGCTGTGCACGGGCAGGAAAAACCATCGAAAACGAATAAAACATTAATAGCATTAATAGCGTGGAGAGCTTTGAGAGCTTTGAGAGCGCCGAACATGTTGAGCGCATTCGTACAGGAAAAACATTAGCTTTTAAATACATCTTTTTTTGATTTCGAGCGGCAAATATAATGCTTTCCGGAAATCTGTTTAAAAAAGCATTGGGTTGTTATAATACCCCAATGCTTTATAAGATATATTATTGAAGGGTTACTGTTGCCACAACAGGAAGATGATCTGAAGCCAGTGTATTTATTGTTCCATAGCTCAACACGTTAAAGCCTCCGGGCCGTGACATAAAATAATCTATACTTCTTGTTGCTGCATTAGAAGGATGTGTTGCCGGGCAACTGCTTATACAGCCTAAAGTAAACTTTTCTTTTAACTTGGCTATGGTAACAGAACTAGGTATTTCATTAAAATCACCACCCAGAATAAAAGGATAGCTAATGCCAGTTACGATGTTGTTGATGGCGGTTGCCTGCAGTAAACTATTCCCTGCTGCAGGTCCAAGATGATCCAGGTGCGTACCGGCAAAATTAAACATGGCCCCATTTTTCTCAGTCCTGATCACAGCCATCTGTCTTGGCTCTCCCGTTCCGGCAGGCAGCACATAACGCGTAATTTCATACAAGGGCCATTTAGAAAGTATGGCATCACCATATTCGCCCCCGTCAAAGTCCATTGCTTTTGAGAAATAATAATACATTCCTGTTAATTTACCCAACTCTTCGGCCTGGTTTATGGAAGTACCCGAACGGTTGGTATATTTATCTACCTCCTGCAAGCAGACCAGATCCGGGTTTTGCGCTGTAATTACATTTGCGATGGTCTGCAAACCACTGCCTGCCAACTGAATGTTGTATGTCATGAGTGTAATTTCTTCAGACTGGGCGGCAATGCTGTAGTCATATTTCCAGATCCTTGCCCTGTAATTTGATGTACCTACGAGGTTTTGCCATTGGTGCCATACACCGCTGCTTGCACAAAAATCAATATGTGCAGCGTTTGATGGGTCTGCCTGGATCAACCTGCCTGAGATCTGGTTCACGCAGGATTTCACACCGCTTCTAGAGGCATAATTTCCAATCGCTGTAAATGCTTTGCTGGTCTTGTTATAGGTATATACACCTGTACTGCTGCATACCCATAATTTATTGGGATCACCGGCAAAATCTGTCACATCCTGTCCCCCTGCTGTTGGTAATGTACTTCGTAAAGAAACATTTTCGGTAAGTGTAGGTGCTGCAGCAGTACCACCCACGGTTAAGGCGGCCAATACAGAAGCTCCGGCAATTGTTCCGGTTACCCGGATTACATTATTTACCGGATCCCAAAGTACTGCAGTGGGCGAAGTAATGCTAAACTGCGCGTAGCTGGTACTGCTGCCCCCCTGAGAGGAAGTATATACCCGCACCCAATTGCCATCCTTTGCTGCAACTACTATATTCCCATTGGGCAGAAGCTCCACGCCGTGTGGTGTGGTACCTGCCCCGAGGTTTAATGCCCACTGCCTTTTTCCGGTGCTTTGAATGGCAATGGTGGCCAGGTTACCTCCAACAGCAGCCCATGCACCACCCCAGGGGCTTTGGCGGATCCTTACATCTCTTGGATCTCCCCAGGCACTTACTTCTGTCGAACTGTATAATCTTGCCGTAGTAGGGCTCCAGCTCATTTTTAGTGCCGCCGCCGTCCAGTTTGCTGCGTAACAATCATAAACATTGATCTTGTCGTTGGTTACATCCAATACAGCTACCCAGCTATCTTTAATGGAAGTTCCGGCCAGGCTTGTTAAAGGGGCCAAAGTACTTTGAGTTGCCCCGCGGTTCTGTTCTGCTTCATTTCCCGGGTTTAATTCTGCTTTGTAACATGAGCTGGCCAAAAACAAGGCTGAGGTAATTATTATTGCTATAACATTAATTCTTTTCATAACGCTTTCTTTTAATTCAGGCAGGTTTGACCCTGCTTTTTGATGAATAACTGATTATTTAACCAATTGTATCTCTGTAACAAGCGGCAAATGATCTGATGCATAACTTTCATTCACTGTCACATAACTCAACACATTAAATTTTTCTGCAGGGCGCATCATTACATAGTCAATTGTTGAACCCGGTTTTTGCGCGGAAAAAGTTAAAGGGCAGGAAGATTTACATCCCCAGCTCAGTTCCTGCCTTAAGATCGTAAGGGGGTTAGACATGGGGGTGGCATTAAAATCACCGGCAATAATTAGTGGCAAAGTAAAGGTCTTCACAATTTTAACGAGTTCAGTAGCCTGGAGCATCCGGTTATCCTCGGCAGTCAAATGGTCCAGGTGTGTAGAGGCAAACAAAAAGCGCTGGCCTTCTTTCTCCACAGTGATGAGGGCTACAGACCTGGTTTCGCCTCCAAGTTTTGCAGTTACCGGCAGTTCATAACGCTTGCTTTCCAATATTGGGAAACGGGAAAGCACAGCATCACCAAACTGACCGCCATCATAATCAATTGCCTTGGTGTAAAAATAATTCATCCCTGTAAGCCTGGCCAGTTCTTTAGCTTCGTCAAGACTTGTCCCTGAACGATTGGTATTCACATCTACTTCCTGTAATGCGACCAGGTCCGGGTCCTGGGCTTTTATTACAG comes from the Pedobacter heparinus DSM 2366 genome and includes:
- the gatB gene encoding Asp-tRNA(Asn)/Glu-tRNA(Gln) amidotransferase subunit GatB encodes the protein MSTKTSVSPSEFELVSGLEIHVQLNTQSKIFSSDSAAFGAKPNEHISAVSLALPGALPKLNREVVAKAARMGLALNCNINQVNYFDRKNYFYADLPKGYQITQDNKPICQNGFINVTLGSGEEKRIGINRIHLEEDAGKSLHDQDDRYSYVDLNRAGVPLIEIVTEPDIRSAEEASLLLTEIRKLVRHLDVSDGNMEEGSLRCDANISIRKVGAIEFGTRCEVKNLNSIRNVRRAIDFEFGRQKEVVLSGGSIVQSTLTFDADKGTTAPMRSKEEANDYRYFPDPDLAPVHISDEWLAQLKFDMPALPQEIAKKLVADYGVSTSEATMLAEDHDLLQYFNDALEFVNNKKNLVNWLTGPIRALLNEKEIGIADFKVIPEQLADVINMVDDKQITQQVALQQLLPELLKAPAVNVLELAAKLNLLIVDNGDELSAFVDEVLTRYQAQVEAYKKGKKGVLGLFVGDVMKLAKGKADPQKINQLLQDKLK
- a CDS encoding TonB-dependent receptor plug domain-containing protein, whose product is MFYSFSMVFPARAQQGRVKLNKDTVNKLNEVVVKENRLQLPFSKQNRNIWIMDREKVLGLPARSVAELLSYISGVDVRQRGPGGVQADISIDGGTFDQSLVLINGFKVSDPQTGHNMMNLPISINDIDHIEVLRGSASRVYGINALTGAINIVTRNAQQTGLSANVFAGSSFKDNISGDTYYNYGLQATGNLVSKTAQHLFSASQEAGNGYRYNTAFNNQKVYYQGKFAAGKTDVIDVLAGYTHNNFGANAFYSAPGDKEAEETVKTALASVSYTAKLGQNWIMVPRISFRNNTDDYLYIKQTPDKFHNHHQTNVFDAELNNNIQTDIGVFGLGLEARSERINSTNLGKRNRNNAGLFAEYKFEPLIHLQINLGAYINYNSDYGWQSFPGLDLGYNFYGNWRVFANVGTGQRLPTYTDLYYKGPTNIGNDQLKPEKSRYAEAGVKFNNENFTMNASYFVRRIDNFIDWVKNIQTDPWQPQNFSRVNTNGLTFSTDYTRKLEGQVLNHIRIGIAYTNLDPSFKKTSATANFSRYALESLRNQLSSTISGEFYQLFSLTLTSRYNERINYKDYMTMDARIAFKQKHYSLYAEGANLFNIQYIEAGAVPMPGSWFTTGLKTSF
- a CDS encoding DUF6528 family protein, which produces MKRINVIAIIITSALFLASSCYKAELNPGNEAEQNRGATQSTLAPLTSLAGTSIKDSWVAVLDVTNDKINVYDCYAANWTAAALKMSWSPTTARLYSSTEVSAWGDPRDVRIRQSPWGGAWAAVGGNLATIAIQSTGKRQWALNLGAGTTPHGVELLPNGNIVVAAKDGNWVRVYTSSQGGSSTSYAQFSITSPTAVLWDPVNNVIRVTGTIAGASVLAALTVGGTAAAPTLTENVSLRSTLPTAGGQDVTDFAGDPNKLWVCSSTGVYTYNKTSKAFTAIGNYASRSGVKSCVNQISGRLIQADPSNAAHIDFCASSGVWHQWQNLVGTSNYRARIWKYDYSIAAQSEEITLMTYNIQLAGSGLQTIANVITAQNPDLVCLQEVDKYTNRSGTSINQAEELGKLTGMYYYFSKAMDFDGGEYGDAILSKWPLYEITRYVLPAGTGEPRQMAVIRTEKNGAMFNFAGTHLDHLGPAAGNSLLQATAINNIVTGISYPFILGGDFNEIPSSVTIAKLKEKFTLGCISSCPATHPSNAATRSIDYFMSRPGGFNVLSYGTINTLASDHLPVVATVTLQ
- a CDS encoding endonuclease/exonuclease/phosphatase family protein codes for the protein MKQILSVKYCTPAFFLLLLLSCGKGKGGSNVEQPEPPVQVTGAKIKVMTYNIHIGNPPSKPAGIVDLPAIAAVIKAQDPDLVALQEVDVNTNRSGTSLDEAKELARLTGMNYFYTKAIDYDGGQFGDAVLSRFPILESKRYELPVTAKLGGETRSVALITVEKEGQRFLFASTHLDHLTAEDNRMLQATELVKIVKTFTLPLIIAGDFNATPMSNPLTILRQELSWGCKSSCPLTFSAQKPGSTIDYVMMRPAEKFNVLSYVTVNESYASDHLPLVTEIQLVK